A single region of the Brachypodium distachyon strain Bd21 chromosome 3, Brachypodium_distachyon_v3.0, whole genome shotgun sequence genome encodes:
- the LOC104583921 gene encoding uncharacterized protein LOC104583921, which produces MEKTHAMYLNAAKVKRPFALEYWWRVVKEEPKWRNLYMEEDLGEKRHKLDASGAYTSSSAADSEGTDRVREPRPQGTKAAKEARKLKGKVKAIAKDISDFVPFHISEDSSELLGEGHGRKAVALEKWAEATTAKAGADKKMAEDIKEMAKARKERTKVDIFNTYMELLKVDTSGFNDAQMQRHEKMVENLCNKLD; this is translated from the coding sequence ATGGAGAAAACACATGCCATGTATTTAAATGCAGCAAAAGTGAAGAGACCCTTTGCTTTAGAGTATTGGTGGAGGGTAGTGAAGGAAGAGCCCAAATGGCGTAATCTCTACATGGAAGAGGATCTGGGAGAGAAGAGACACAAATTGGACGCAAGTGGTGCTTACACGTCATCCTCAGCGGCCGACAGTGAAGGAACAGACAGAGTTCGTGAACCACGTCCTCAAGGAACAAAAGCTGCAAAGGAGGCGAGAAAATTGAAAGGAAAAGTTAAAGCAATAGCAAAAGACATTTCAGATTTTGTGCCATTTCATATATCAGAAGATAGCTCTGAGTTATTGGGTGAAGGGCATGGTCGTAAAGCAGTTGCACTAGAAAAATGGGCTGAAGCAACAACAGCGAAGGCAGGGGCAGACAAAAAAATGGCTGAAGATATAAAAGAAATGGctaaagcaagaaaagaaagaacaaaggtTGATATATTCAACACATATATGGAGCTGCTGAAAGTTGACACTTCAGGATTCAACGATGCGCAAATGCAGCGACATGAAAAGATGGTGGAGAATTTGTGCAACAAGTTAGATTGA